A genomic window from Thermococcus nautili includes:
- a CDS encoding M67 family metallopeptidase: MRLIIGREIIEMLIEMTKNANVEVCGFLLGRRDGEGVLVSEVRKVRNRLNSPSAFEMEPVEMVRVIDEAEERGLEVVGIFHSHLKCPPVPSERDLEGMRNWPVVWLIVTPEGEVRAWVLREGEVEEVEIVDERR; encoded by the coding sequence ATGAGGCTCATTATAGGGCGAGAGATTATCGAAATGCTCATCGAGATGACCAAAAACGCCAACGTTGAGGTCTGCGGCTTCCTCTTGGGCCGGAGAGATGGAGAGGGGGTTCTGGTTTCGGAAGTGAGGAAAGTCAGGAACAGGCTCAACTCCCCGAGCGCCTTCGAGATGGAGCCTGTGGAGATGGTCAGGGTCATTGACGAGGCCGAGGAGAGGGGCCTCGAAGTCGTCGGAATCTTCCACTCCCACCTCAAATGCCCACCAGTGCCGAGCGAGCGCGACTTGGAGGGAATGAGGAACTGGCCGGTTGTGTGGCTCATCGTCACACCGGAAGGGGAAGTCAGGGCGTGGGTTCTGAGAGAGGGAGAAGTGGAGGAAGTTGAAATCGTGGATGAGAGAAGATAA
- a CDS encoding PrsW family glutamic-type intramembrane protease: protein MDAGHILIIVTIALYSLGSVGVLLWFWWRVRPKLPSALATGIVVVFAFFVVFSIELILAFAIAPTERTTAIPIKQAFKISITEETVKILIVSLGLFIARDDSHWTDTKLTLALIAGLVFGVSEGIVYAANRHYAPLNLVILFTTRTYHAVLTVTLMAGLILVLKGRKLTGALIAASPYLTHAFFDYFVSLRNYVGASVMLILTFALFLAGVYLLLPAIEEEKRTREKFRHEATVNIEDHWLKKM, encoded by the coding sequence ATGGACGCAGGCCATATTCTAATCATTGTGACCATCGCCCTGTATTCACTTGGAAGCGTTGGTGTGCTCCTGTGGTTCTGGTGGAGGGTTCGGCCAAAGCTACCCTCAGCCCTTGCAACAGGCATAGTGGTGGTCTTCGCTTTCTTTGTGGTGTTCTCCATAGAGCTGATTCTCGCCTTTGCGATAGCCCCTACAGAGAGAACAACTGCAATTCCTATAAAACAGGCGTTTAAAATTTCAATCACGGAGGAAACTGTAAAGATATTAATCGTATCGCTGGGCCTTTTTATAGCCAGGGACGATTCTCATTGGACCGATACGAAGCTTACACTCGCGCTCATTGCGGGGCTCGTATTTGGCGTTTCAGAGGGAATCGTATACGCGGCAAACCGGCACTACGCTCCCCTCAACCTTGTTATTCTCTTCACCACGAGGACATATCACGCAGTTCTGACAGTTACTCTGATGGCGGGGCTCATCCTTGTGTTAAAGGGCAGGAAACTTACCGGAGCACTCATAGCGGCCTCTCCGTATCTGACTCACGCTTTCTTTGATTACTTCGTGTCCCTAAGGAACTACGTTGGAGCGTCCGTCATGCTCATATTAACCTTTGCGCTGTTCCTCGCCGGGGTCTACCTTCTCCTGCCGGCAATCGAGGAGGAGAAGAGAACCAGGGAGAAGTTCCGGCACGAGGCCACCGTGAACATCGAAGACCACTGGCTTAAGAAAATGTAA
- the mobB gene encoding molybdopterin-guanine dinucleotide biosynthesis protein B yields the protein MKAVAFVGFKKSGKTTTVEAVARVLKERNYRVAIAKSMHADFDREGSDTWRFSKVADAVLVRAHDTDAVLFKAKDINALFSMVSADFLLLEGFKSIQHVPKVICARSEEDVRELNDGLAIAVSGVIASTGIKEIDGLPVIDATKEPERLADLIEKRAFMLPNIDCGLCGFKCAEMARMIVRGEKTLKDCVVLSSKPKVTVKIDGQVLPMKDWVQELVEKTIKGMLSAMKGYREGRRIEIVIRED from the coding sequence ATGAAGGCCGTTGCCTTCGTCGGCTTCAAGAAGAGCGGAAAGACGACTACGGTTGAGGCCGTCGCGAGGGTTTTGAAGGAGAGAAACTATCGCGTCGCGATAGCGAAGAGTATGCACGCCGACTTCGACAGGGAGGGAAGCGACACCTGGCGGTTCTCGAAGGTTGCCGATGCGGTTCTCGTTAGGGCTCACGACACCGACGCGGTGCTCTTCAAGGCCAAGGACATAAACGCGCTCTTCTCAATGGTTTCGGCGGATTTCCTCCTGCTGGAGGGCTTCAAATCAATCCAGCACGTCCCCAAGGTGATATGCGCGAGGAGCGAGGAGGACGTTAGAGAACTTAACGACGGCCTCGCCATAGCGGTGAGCGGGGTCATAGCTTCGACGGGGATTAAGGAGATAGACGGCCTCCCCGTTATTGACGCGACGAAGGAACCCGAGAGGCTCGCCGACCTCATCGAGAAAAGGGCATTTATGTTGCCAAACATAGACTGCGGCCTCTGCGGTTTCAAGTGCGCCGAGATGGCGAGGATGATAGTTAGGGGCGAGAAAACGCTCAAGGACTGCGTTGTGCTGAGCTCGAAGCCCAAAGTCACGGTCAAGATAGACGGACAGGTCCTGCCGATGAAGGACTGGGTTCAGGAACTGGTAGAGAAGACGATAAAGGGCATGCTTTCGGCCATGAAAGGCTACCGCGAGGGCAGGAGGATAGAGATAGTGATTAGGGAGGATTAA
- a CDS encoding LSm family protein: MSEKQYLLDKTLERWKGKRVAVGIGSETSFSGILEDFDEEVILLKEVTDYAGNRAKELIVKIDDLNWITLL, from the coding sequence ATGAGCGAGAAACAGTACCTGCTCGACAAGACGCTGGAGCGCTGGAAGGGGAAGAGAGTAGCGGTGGGCATTGGAAGCGAGACGAGCTTTTCGGGAATCCTTGAGGATTTTGACGAGGAGGTAATCCTTCTCAAGGAAGTTACCGATTACGCGGGCAACAGGGCCAAGGAGCTGATAGTCAAGATAGACGACCTCAACTGGATAACCCTGCTGTGA
- a CDS encoding ATP-binding protein, translated as MVQPDDFILEHLLNTQNLLAPYNKPHRRELYRWLSSKLKAYLENETPDTVLLLGIRGVGKTTLLAQLYFEAIKRTSPNNILYLSLDRLKALGLELLEVIDAYRRLVRPKNAVLLLDEVQYERDWDLKLKLLHDERRFLIIATGSSAIKLRESPDLARRALHRELFPMTFREYHLLKTGRELPELMERILWGQEVSMPPITEDVELYVRAGSMPLILEMEEWEVYERLTAMLDRVIYRDLRDVHEFDAETLDKTLDLLHLLATPKGERFSYERLSKTLGLAKGTVMKLIDALEKAGLVQRIPPCGSLSKAKRKSPKIKFIAVPIKSALLFGSGFSLGKKEVFASLLEDVVAFYLFLLAKSRNGKLCYEPGKGGADFVLEVGGEKVVVEVGLGKVRKDQVERSMERLGAKKGIVLGSKYEVGDRIAFYPWQMFVAGF; from the coding sequence ATGGTTCAACCTGATGACTTTATTTTGGAGCACCTCCTCAACACCCAAAACCTGCTCGCTCCGTACAACAAGCCCCACAGAAGGGAGCTGTATCGCTGGCTTTCCTCAAAACTGAAAGCGTATCTTGAAAATGAAACTCCGGACACGGTTCTTCTGCTCGGCATAAGGGGAGTTGGGAAAACGACCCTTCTCGCCCAGCTGTACTTTGAGGCCATAAAGAGAACGAGCCCGAACAACATACTCTACCTCTCGCTCGACAGGCTGAAGGCCCTTGGTCTGGAACTGTTGGAGGTAATTGACGCCTACCGGCGTCTTGTTCGACCAAAAAACGCGGTGCTACTGCTCGACGAGGTGCAGTACGAAAGGGACTGGGATTTAAAGCTCAAACTCCTCCATGATGAGAGGCGGTTTCTCATAATTGCCACCGGTTCATCGGCGATAAAGCTCAGGGAGAGCCCGGACCTTGCGAGACGGGCACTGCACAGGGAGCTCTTTCCGATGACGTTCAGGGAATACCACCTCCTCAAAACCGGTCGCGAACTTCCCGAGCTAATGGAGAGAATCCTCTGGGGGCAGGAAGTTTCGATGCCCCCAATAACGGAAGATGTGGAACTCTACGTAAGGGCCGGCTCGATGCCATTGATTCTCGAAATGGAGGAGTGGGAAGTCTACGAGCGCCTGACCGCGATGCTCGACAGGGTTATCTACCGCGACCTCAGGGACGTGCACGAGTTCGATGCAGAAACTCTTGACAAAACCCTTGACCTCCTCCACCTGCTTGCAACGCCAAAAGGAGAACGCTTCAGCTACGAGAGGCTCTCAAAGACTCTCGGTCTTGCCAAGGGAACCGTTATGAAGCTGATTGATGCCCTTGAGAAGGCCGGCCTCGTGCAGAGGATTCCCCCTTGCGGTTCGCTCTCAAAAGCAAAGAGGAAAAGCCCGAAAATCAAGTTTATAGCGGTTCCGATAAAGTCAGCCCTGCTCTTTGGCTCCGGCTTCAGCCTGGGGAAGAAGGAAGTCTTTGCCTCGTTGCTTGAAGATGTCGTGGCGTTCTATCTGTTCCTCCTCGCAAAGTCCAGAAACGGCAAACTCTGCTACGAACCCGGCAAAGGAGGGGCAGACTTCGTTCTCGAGGTGGGTGGAGAGAAGGTCGTAGTGGAAGTCGGTCTCGGCAAGGTCAGAAAAGACCAAGTTGAAAGGAGTATGGAGCGCCTAGGAGCAAAGAAGGGCATCGTATTGGGTAGCAAGTATGAGGTGGGGGATAGGATAGCGTTTTATCCCTGGCAGATGTTTGTGGCAGGATTTTAA
- a CDS encoding 6-hydroxymethylpterin diphosphokinase MptE-like protein gives MKWEDWEPFYLRIVREMGYSIEEDRKSAELLRSLLLEGDEYILREELDAVIGRKAYVFGAGPSLENALKEFDFSDGTLISADGATTALLDFGLVPDVIVTDLDGRISDIKLANDKGSFLVVHAHGDNRDKLVSYVPFLSRILGTCQTEPLDIIYNFGGFTDGDRAVFLAEELGAREITLVGFDFGDIVGKWSKPSLKEHSLVWESKRKKFEFARELLEWLEKNGRARIEYLSPELMD, from the coding sequence ATGAAGTGGGAGGACTGGGAGCCCTTCTACCTCCGCATCGTGAGGGAGATGGGCTACTCAATCGAGGAAGACCGGAAGTCGGCTGAGCTACTCCGCTCGCTCCTTCTCGAGGGCGATGAGTACATCCTCCGCGAGGAGCTTGACGCGGTAATCGGGCGGAAAGCCTACGTTTTCGGCGCGGGTCCAAGCCTTGAAAACGCATTGAAGGAGTTCGACTTCTCGGACGGGACGCTCATATCTGCAGACGGGGCGACGACGGCTTTGCTCGACTTCGGCCTCGTCCCCGATGTAATCGTCACGGACCTCGACGGAAGGATTTCTGACATAAAACTCGCCAACGACAAAGGTTCCTTCCTCGTCGTCCACGCCCACGGGGACAACAGAGATAAGCTCGTCTCCTACGTCCCGTTCCTGTCGAGAATCCTCGGCACCTGTCAGACAGAGCCCCTGGACATAATCTACAACTTCGGGGGCTTCACCGACGGAGACAGGGCGGTCTTTCTGGCGGAAGAGCTCGGGGCCAGGGAGATAACGCTGGTCGGCTTCGACTTCGGTGATATCGTTGGGAAGTGGAGCAAACCCTCACTGAAGGAGCACTCGCTGGTCTGGGAGAGTAAGAGAAAGAAGTTCGAGTTTGCAAGGGAACTGCTGGAGTGGCTGGAGAAAAACGGAAGGGCGAGGATTGAGTACCTTTCCCCGGAGCTCATGGATTAA
- a CDS encoding ABC transporter substrate-binding protein: MSRSKLGLLVVFLVVFSVVASGCISGGGSSSTSPSSTPTATGSEKDTIIIGVTDKVTDLDPANAYDFYTWEVLNNVMEGLVKYKPGTLEIEPALAESWEVNNDSTVWTFHLRKDLKFDDGTPLTAKDVVRSINRVMTIKGDPSWLVTSFVEKVEAKDDYTVVFYLKHPTAYFLALLTTPPYFPVSPKYDNDKIDSDATYGGVGPYKIVKWVRDQELVLEANPYYYGEKPKTKKIIIKFYNDASTMRLALQNGEIDVAWRTLRPTDIKSLKESGKFNVIEVPGGFIRYVCLNTKIDPTKEVKVRQALAAAVDRNEISKIVYQGTVEPLYSLIPNGMWSHLDVFKEKYGDGNIELAKKLLSEAGYSESNPLKITLWYTPTHYGDTEASLAQVLKSEWEKTGMIKVTIKSAEWNTYTDYARKGQMMVYLLGWYPDYLDPDDYTTPFLDSEANSWAGTGYENEQVNELLRKAQTITDQNERAKLYEQVQQILAQDVPYIPLVQGKLFVVTQKNVKGVVIGPDMIFRYSTLYKE; encoded by the coding sequence ATGAGCAGGTCAAAGCTTGGACTTTTGGTAGTTTTTTTGGTTGTTTTTTCGGTCGTGGCCAGCGGCTGTATAAGCGGCGGTGGTAGCTCTTCAACGAGCCCCTCTTCGACCCCAACGGCAACGGGCTCGGAGAAGGACACGATAATAATCGGCGTCACAGACAAGGTAACAGACCTTGACCCGGCAAACGCCTATGACTTCTACACCTGGGAGGTTCTCAACAACGTTATGGAAGGCCTCGTCAAGTACAAGCCGGGAACACTTGAGATAGAACCCGCTTTGGCTGAAAGCTGGGAAGTCAACAACGACTCAACAGTTTGGACGTTCCACCTCAGGAAGGACCTCAAGTTCGACGACGGAACGCCCTTAACGGCGAAGGACGTCGTCAGGAGCATAAACAGAGTAATGACCATTAAGGGTGACCCCTCCTGGCTCGTCACGAGCTTCGTCGAGAAGGTCGAGGCCAAGGACGACTACACGGTCGTCTTCTACCTCAAGCACCCCACAGCTTACTTCCTCGCGCTCCTAACAACTCCACCCTACTTCCCGGTCAGCCCGAAGTACGACAACGACAAGATTGACAGCGACGCCACCTACGGAGGTGTCGGGCCCTACAAGATAGTCAAGTGGGTCCGCGACCAGGAGCTCGTCCTCGAGGCGAACCCCTACTACTACGGCGAGAAGCCAAAGACCAAGAAGATAATCATCAAGTTCTACAACGACGCCTCAACCATGCGCCTTGCACTCCAGAACGGCGAGATTGACGTGGCTTGGAGGACGCTGAGGCCGACCGACATAAAGAGCCTCAAGGAGAGCGGAAAGTTCAACGTCATCGAGGTTCCCGGTGGATTCATCCGCTACGTCTGTTTGAACACCAAGATTGACCCGACCAAGGAGGTAAAGGTCAGGCAGGCCCTCGCGGCGGCCGTTGACAGGAACGAGATTTCCAAGATAGTCTACCAGGGAACGGTTGAGCCCCTCTACAGCCTGATTCCGAACGGAATGTGGAGCCACCTCGACGTATTCAAGGAGAAGTACGGCGACGGCAACATCGAGCTGGCAAAGAAGCTCCTCAGCGAGGCAGGTTATTCGGAGAGCAACCCGCTCAAGATAACCCTCTGGTACACGCCGACCCACTACGGCGACACCGAAGCCTCGTTGGCTCAGGTTCTCAAGAGCGAGTGGGAGAAGACCGGAATGATTAAGGTCACCATCAAGAGCGCCGAGTGGAACACCTACACCGACTACGCGAGGAAGGGCCAGATGATGGTCTACCTCCTCGGCTGGTACCCAGACTACCTCGACCCCGACGACTACACCACGCCGTTCCTCGACAGCGAAGCCAACAGCTGGGCCGGAACCGGCTACGAGAACGAGCAGGTGAACGAGCTCCTCAGGAAGGCCCAGACCATAACCGACCAGAACGAAAGGGCCAAGCTCTACGAGCAGGTTCAGCAGATACTCGCCCAAGACGTTCCCTACATACCGCTCGTCCAGGGCAAGCTCTTCGTCGTTACCCAGAAGAACGTCAAGGGCGTCGTAATCGGCCCGGACATGATATTCCGCTACTCCACCCTCTACAAGGAGTGA
- a CDS encoding ABC transporter permease, producing the protein MARGLGRYILIRALMIIPMILILYTIVFFFLRILPGNPILAVVGTKNIPPEQLKHLEHLAGLDKPLYVQYFDYLWKMLHGDLGVTLASPMGKPVSSYIALRLPATIELTIFAFTVSVLLGIATGVLGAVKKGTKTDTTMRVYSIVAYTLFIPWFGMMLQYLFGVKLHWLPTSGRIDPSITSFHPITGLYILDSIIQGNWTALGSVLEHLILPSLTLGIVLSGAYTRLVRNNLVDVLSQDFVRAYKARGVPDRKVLLYALKNAFIPVVTLMGLQFAILLGGAVLTETTFNWPGMGTFIMDRISYRDYNSIQGAVIVFAFFVGVISLIVDVIYALLDPRVEY; encoded by the coding sequence ATGGCAAGGGGACTCGGCAGGTACATCCTTATCAGGGCTTTAATGATAATCCCGATGATACTCATCCTCTACACGATTGTCTTCTTTTTCCTGAGAATCCTTCCCGGAAACCCGATTTTAGCCGTTGTCGGAACTAAGAACATCCCTCCAGAGCAGTTGAAGCATCTCGAACACCTGGCCGGCCTCGACAAGCCCCTCTACGTCCAGTACTTCGACTACCTCTGGAAGATGCTCCACGGAGACTTGGGCGTTACGCTCGCCTCCCCGATGGGCAAGCCCGTTTCGAGCTACATAGCGCTACGCCTTCCCGCGACGATAGAGCTGACCATATTCGCCTTCACAGTCAGCGTGCTCCTCGGAATAGCCACAGGCGTCCTCGGCGCCGTAAAAAAGGGCACGAAAACCGACACCACGATGAGAGTTTACAGCATAGTGGCCTACACCCTCTTCATCCCCTGGTTCGGCATGATGCTCCAGTACCTCTTCGGCGTCAAGCTCCACTGGTTGCCGACCTCGGGCAGGATTGACCCCTCGATAACGTCGTTCCACCCGATAACGGGCCTCTACATCCTCGACAGCATAATCCAGGGCAACTGGACGGCCCTCGGAAGCGTGCTCGAACACCTGATTCTGCCGAGCCTCACCCTCGGAATAGTGCTCAGCGGTGCCTACACGAGGCTCGTGAGAAACAACCTCGTTGACGTCCTCAGCCAGGACTTCGTGAGGGCCTACAAAGCGAGGGGCGTTCCCGATAGAAAGGTCCTGCTCTACGCGCTCAAGAACGCCTTCATTCCCGTCGTCACGCTCATGGGCCTCCAGTTTGCGATACTCCTCGGCGGAGCCGTTCTGACCGAGACCACCTTCAACTGGCCGGGGATGGGAACGTTCATAATGGACAGGATAAGCTACCGCGACTACAACTCGATACAGGGAGCGGTGATAGTGTTCGCCTTCTTCGTCGGCGTAATCAGCCTCATAGTGGACGTCATCTACGCCCTCCTTGACCCGAGGGTGGAGTACTGA
- a CDS encoding ABC transporter permease translates to MAMMVIEGFVKLLRERKPGRGLFIFGFSIVLIVILMAIFAPWIAPHNPTEISADVFQPPSWKHPMGTNNLGQDVFSRIVWGSRVILYVVAVATTLSIAIGVPLGLLSGYRGGKIDRVLSMVMDSIYSFPSLILAIVIAVVLGPSPINTAVAISFVYVPTYFRMVRGQTLSLKGQLFVEAARALGVKDWETMKKYILPNVLPTVLVVFTLSVADAILTEAGLSFLGLSVTPPTPDWGYDLRVGQPFLLDGYWWLAFFPGVMIMLLAMGFAMIGEAINERLSLGTR, encoded by the coding sequence ATGGCAATGATGGTCATCGAAGGATTCGTCAAGCTCCTCCGCGAGAGGAAGCCCGGGAGGGGTCTCTTCATATTCGGCTTCTCCATAGTGCTCATCGTAATCCTGATGGCGATTTTTGCGCCCTGGATAGCGCCCCACAACCCGACGGAGATAAGTGCCGACGTATTCCAGCCCCCGAGCTGGAAGCACCCGATGGGCACCAACAACCTCGGCCAGGACGTCTTTTCAAGGATAGTCTGGGGCTCGCGCGTAATCCTCTACGTCGTCGCCGTTGCGACAACGCTCTCAATTGCCATAGGGGTCCCCCTCGGCCTGCTCTCGGGCTACCGGGGGGGCAAGATAGACAGGGTCTTGAGCATGGTAATGGACAGCATCTACTCCTTCCCCTCGCTCATCTTAGCCATAGTCATCGCCGTCGTCCTCGGCCCGAGCCCGATAAACACCGCCGTCGCGATAAGCTTCGTCTACGTGCCAACCTACTTCAGAATGGTTCGCGGGCAGACTCTCAGCCTGAAGGGCCAGCTCTTCGTAGAGGCCGCGAGGGCACTCGGCGTCAAGGACTGGGAGACCATGAAGAAGTACATCCTCCCCAACGTCCTGCCGACGGTTCTCGTCGTCTTCACCCTCAGCGTCGCCGATGCCATACTGACGGAGGCAGGCCTGAGCTTCCTCGGGCTCTCTGTAACCCCGCCAACGCCTGACTGGGGCTACGACCTGCGCGTTGGACAGCCCTTCCTGCTCGACGGCTACTGGTGGCTGGCCTTCTTCCCGGGAGTTATGATAATGCTCCTCGCGATGGGCTTTGCCATGATTGGAGAGGCCATCAACGAGAGGCTCTCCCTTGGAACGAGGTGA
- a CDS encoding ABC transporter ATP-binding protein: protein MLLEVRNLSVYYYTLSGVVKGAEGVSFNVEEGEWITFVGESGSGKSTVAHAVMNLVPSPGKVVSGEVIFEGKDILKLSKEELRQIRGKEMTMVFQDPMTSLDPLRTIGDQMIEAMTVHGVPEDEARERAKELLQRVNLPPDRLDYYPHQLSGGQRQRVSIAIAMAFRPKLLIADEPTTALDVIVQDSIMDLLDEMKAEGTSIYFVTHDISLAVERSDRIAVMYAGKLVELGTVEQIVENPLHPYTKALIEAVPDLWSERPVKAIPGYPPDLRNPPKGCRFHPRCPLAKAGICDAEEPELREVERYHFVACHFPGGAKDE from the coding sequence ATGCTCCTTGAGGTCAGAAACCTTAGCGTTTACTACTACACCCTCTCCGGAGTCGTTAAGGGGGCGGAAGGGGTCAGCTTCAACGTCGAGGAGGGAGAGTGGATAACCTTCGTCGGCGAGAGCGGGAGCGGGAAGTCAACCGTTGCCCACGCCGTCATGAACCTCGTTCCCTCACCGGGAAAGGTCGTCTCCGGCGAGGTAATCTTCGAGGGGAAGGACATACTCAAGCTCTCCAAGGAGGAGCTGAGGCAAATCAGGGGGAAAGAGATGACGATGGTCTTCCAGGACCCGATGACGAGCCTCGACCCCCTGCGGACGATAGGCGACCAGATGATTGAGGCCATGACCGTCCACGGCGTCCCCGAGGACGAGGCGAGGGAGAGAGCCAAGGAGCTCCTCCAGAGGGTGAATCTGCCCCCGGACAGGCTCGATTACTACCCGCACCAGCTCTCCGGTGGCCAGAGGCAGAGGGTGAGCATAGCTATCGCGATGGCCTTCCGGCCGAAGCTCCTCATAGCGGACGAGCCGACGACTGCCCTTGACGTCATCGTTCAGGACTCGATAATGGATTTGCTCGACGAGATGAAGGCCGAAGGAACGAGCATCTACTTCGTAACCCACGACATATCGCTCGCGGTTGAGAGGAGCGACAGGATAGCGGTGATGTACGCGGGCAAGCTCGTCGAGCTCGGAACGGTTGAGCAGATAGTCGAGAACCCGCTCCACCCCTATACGAAGGCGCTGATAGAGGCAGTTCCAGACCTGTGGAGCGAGAGGCCGGTCAAGGCGATACCCGGCTATCCGCCGGACCTTAGGAACCCGCCGAAGGGCTGCCGCTTCCACCCGAGATGCCCGCTCGCAAAAGCCGGCATCTGCGACGCGGAGGAACCGGAGCTGAGGGAGGTCGAGCGCTATCACTTCGTCGCCTGCCACTTCCCAGGGGGTGCAAAGGATGAGTGA
- a CDS encoding ABC transporter ATP-binding protein: MSEPLLKVENLKKYFPVRRSLIESLKKVPPKYVKAVDGISFEIARGEVLALIGESGCGKTTAGRTVLRLIEPTDGRVIFDGTDITKLSQEELRPFRRRMQIIFQDPYSSLSPRMKIGDAIAHPLLVHGLAEKEEAKEMALKMLKRVGLTPEEEFYERYPHHLSGGQRQRVVIARAMILKPEFVVADEAVSMIDVSMRASILELLESFREEYNLSQLFITHDIAVGKLIADRIAVMYLGKIVEIGPTDEVLKNPAHPYTKALIDAVPSIARRKKGRKFRVKGEVPNAVDVPPGCRFHPRCPFATEECRTKEPELVEVSHNHFVACHHPLH, translated from the coding sequence ATGAGTGAGCCACTCCTAAAAGTCGAGAACCTCAAAAAGTACTTCCCGGTCAGGAGAAGCCTCATCGAGTCACTGAAGAAAGTCCCACCGAAGTACGTGAAGGCCGTTGACGGAATAAGCTTCGAGATAGCGAGGGGAGAGGTCTTGGCTCTCATCGGCGAAAGCGGTTGCGGAAAAACCACCGCCGGGAGGACGGTGCTCAGGCTGATAGAGCCGACAGACGGGAGGGTAATCTTTGATGGGACCGACATAACGAAGCTGAGCCAAGAGGAGCTGAGGCCCTTCAGGCGGAGGATGCAGATTATCTTCCAAGACCCATACTCAAGCCTGAGCCCGAGGATGAAGATTGGCGACGCCATAGCGCACCCGCTCCTAGTTCACGGCCTCGCGGAGAAGGAAGAGGCCAAGGAGATGGCCCTGAAGATGCTCAAGCGCGTCGGCCTGACACCGGAGGAGGAGTTCTACGAGCGCTATCCGCACCACCTCAGCGGCGGCCAGAGGCAGCGCGTCGTCATAGCGAGGGCGATGATACTCAAGCCAGAGTTCGTGGTGGCCGATGAAGCGGTCTCGATGATAGACGTTTCAATGCGCGCCTCAATCCTTGAGCTCCTTGAGTCCTTCAGGGAGGAGTACAACCTCAGCCAGCTCTTCATAACCCACGACATAGCGGTCGGAAAGCTCATAGCCGACAGAATAGCCGTGATGTACCTCGGGAAGATAGTCGAGATTGGGCCGACCGACGAGGTGCTGAAGAACCCGGCTCACCCATACACGAAGGCCCTCATAGACGCCGTTCCCTCGATAGCGCGCAGGAAGAAGGGCAGGAAGTTCAGGGTGAAGGGTGAGGTCCCGAACGCTGTAGATGTTCCGCCCGGATGCCGGTTCCACCCGAGGTGCCCGTTCGCGACCGAGGAGTGCAGAACAAAGGAGCCGGAGCTCGTTGAGGTTAGCCACAACCACTTCGTCGCCTGCCACCACCCGCTTCACTGA
- a CDS encoding DUF5615 family PIN-like protein, with the protein MRFIADMMLGRLARWLRLYGYDTLYGIEDDDEIIEVAQKEGRVILTKDVALAERAERLGVKAFLLHSNSLEGQVEELKRLGVQFGELFPANARCPKCNGPIKAVPKETVKGKVPPRVYENYNEFYVCQNCGQIYWPGKQWREMLKMDKKLRGQ; encoded by the coding sequence ATGAGGTTCATCGCCGACATGATGCTCGGAAGGCTCGCCCGCTGGCTTAGGCTCTACGGCTACGACACACTCTACGGAATCGAGGACGACGACGAGATAATCGAGGTTGCCCAGAAAGAGGGCAGGGTAATCCTCACCAAGGACGTCGCCCTTGCAGAGAGGGCTGAACGGCTCGGCGTCAAAGCTTTCCTGCTACACTCCAACTCGCTTGAGGGACAGGTTGAAGAGCTGAAGCGCCTCGGCGTCCAGTTTGGGGAGCTCTTTCCCGCAAACGCGCGCTGTCCGAAGTGCAACGGACCGATAAAGGCGGTTCCAAAGGAGACCGTTAAAGGCAAGGTTCCACCGAGGGTCTACGAGAATTACAACGAATTCTACGTCTGTCAGAACTGTGGACAAATCTACTGGCCCGGAAAACAGTGGCGGGAGATGCTGAAAATGGATAAAAAGCTGAGGGGTCAGTGA